A region of Lycium barbarum isolate Lr01 chromosome 3, ASM1917538v2, whole genome shotgun sequence DNA encodes the following proteins:
- the LOC132632757 gene encoding aminoaldehyde dehydrogenase 2-like, with protein MAIPNIRIPCRQLFIDGEWREPVKKNRLPIINPSTEETIGDIPAATAEDVDIAVKAARNALRRDDWGSTTGAQRAKYLRAIAAKVLEKKPELATLETIDSGKPWFEAAADMDDVVACFEYYADLAEALDSKKKTEVKLHLDAFKTHVYREPLGVVGLITPWNYPLLMSTWKVAPALAAGCAAVLKPSEMASITSLELGEICREVGLPPGALNILTGLGHEAGSPLVSHPDVDKISFTGSGPTGVKIMTAAAQLVKPVTLELGGKSPIVVFDDIHDLDIAVEWTLFGCFWTNGQICSATSRLILQETIASKFLDRLLEWTKNIKISDPLEEDCKLGPVISRGQYEKVMKFISTAKNEGATILYGGERPPHLKKGYYIQPTIITDVDTSMEIWKEEVFGPVLCLKTFKTEEEAIELANDTRYGLASAILSKDLDRCERFAKASQSGCVWINCSQPCFWQPPWGGKKRSGFGRELGEWGLENYLNIKQVTQYASPNEPWGFYKSPSKLGNC; from the exons ATGGCAATTCCTAATATACGGATCCCTTGTAGGCAGTTGTTCATCGACGGTGAATGGAGAGAACCCGTTAAGAAGAATCGGCTACCTATCATCAATCCCTCCACTGAAGAAACTATCG GGGATATTCCGGCAGCTACAGCGGAGGATGTAGATATCGCCGTCAAAGCAGCAAGGAATGCGCTACGTCGAGATGACTGGGGTTCTACAACTGGAGCACAGCGCGCTAAATATCTTCGTGCTATTGCTGCTAAG GTACTGGAGAAAAAGCCTGAACTAGCTACACTTGAGACGATTGATAGTGGAAAACCCTGGTTTGAGGCTGCTGCTGATATG GATGATGTCGTAGCGTGTTTTGAGTACTATGCAGATCTCGCAGAAGCTTTGGATTCCAAAAAGAAGACTGAAGTTAAACTTCATTTGGATGCATTCAAGACCCATGTTTATAGAGAGCCTCTTGGTGTTGTGGGGTTGATTACTCCATG GAATTATCCTCTATTGATGAGCACATGGAAAGTTGCTCCTGCCCTAGCTGCTGGTTGTGCAGCAGTACTTAAGCCGTCTGAAATGGCATCTAT TACCTCTTTGGAGTTGGGTGAAATCTGTAGAGAGGTGGGTCTTCCTCCTGGCGCCCTTAACATACTAACTGGATTGGGACATGAAGCTGGTTCTCCTTTGGTTTCACATCCTGATGTTGATAAG ATTTCATTTACTGGAAGTGGCCCCACAGGGGTCAAGATCATGACCGCTGCAGCTCAACTTGTTAAA CCAGTTACTCTTGAGCTTGGTGGAAAAAGTCCAATAGTCGTGTTTGATGACATTCATGACCTTGATATAG CTGTTGAGTGGACTCTTTTTGGCTGCTTTTGGACAAACGGTCAAATTTGCAGTGCAACATCACGTCTTATATTGCAG GAAACAATTGCTTCAAAATTTTTGGACAGACTTCTGGAGTGGACGAAAAACATCAAAATCTCAGATCCCCTGGAAGAAGACTGCAAGCTTGGTCCTGTCATTAGTCGTGGACAG TATGAGAAGGTCATGAAGTTTATCTCAACAGCCAAAAATGAAGGTGCAACCATCCTTTATGGTGGCGAACGGCCTCCG CACTTAAAGAAAGGATATTATATTCAACCAACAATCATTACTGATGTTGATACGTCCATGGAAATCTGGAAAGAGGAGGTATTTGGACCTGTTCTTTGTCTCAAAACATTTAAAACTGAAGAGGAAGCCATTGAGCTAGCAAATGATACCAG GTATGGTTTGGCTTCTGCTATTTTGTCAAAAGACCTTGATAGGTGTGAACGTTTCGCAAAG GCTTCTCAGTCAGGGTGTGTCTGGATCAACTGCTCGCAGCCATGCTTTTGGCAACCTCCATGGGGCGGTAAAAAGCGTAGTGGATTTGGACGCGAACTTGGGGAATG GGGTCTTGAGAACTACCTAAACATTAAGCAGGTGACTCAGTATGCATCTCCCAACGAACCATGGGGTTTTTACAAGTCTCCTTCAAAGCTGGGAAACTGTTAA